The Pseudomonas moraviensis genome contains the following window.
TTTCCCGAGCCGCTGGAGCCGAGGAAGGTGAGGAATTCACCGTCCTTGATGTCCAGCGAGATATTGTCGACGGCCGCAAAATCGCCGTAGTGCTTGTTCAGGTTGCGCAGGCTGACCAGGGGTTTGTCGTTCTGCTGGGATGCGTCTTTGATCACGGCACTCATGTCGTACTCCTGGGCGCTCAGGCGCTGATTTCGTTGCGCCGGCGCAGGGCGGCGGCGATCACCATGACCAAAACAGACAAGCCGATCAGCAGCGTCGAAGCGACGGCGATCACCGGGGTCAGGTCCTGGCGCAGGGTGGTCCACATTTTCACGGGAAGGGTTTGCAGGGTGGGACTGGCCATCATTACGCTGAGCACCACTTCGTCCCACGAAACGAGAAAGGCGAAGAGGGCGCCGGCGACCATGCCTGGACGGATCGCCGGGAATGTCACCTTGAACACCGCCTGCAAGCGCGAGGCACCGCAGATCACTGCGGCGTCTTCGATCGACTGATCGAACAGCTTCAGCGAGTTGATGATCGAGATGATGGTGAACGGCAGCGCAACGATCACATGGCTGACGACGAAAGCGAACATCGTCCCGGTGTAGCCGAGCTTGAGAAACAGCGCGTACACCGCCACCGCGATGATCACCAGCGGCACGATCATCGGCAGGGTGAACAGGCCGTACAACATCTCGCGTCCGGGAAAGCGTCCACGCACCAGCGCAAACGCCGTCGGCAAACCGAGGGCCACGGCACAAATGGTGGTCAGCACGGCAACCTTGAGACTGGCGGCAGCGGCGTTCATCCAGTCGGGATTGGAGAAGAACTGGCCGTACCATTTCAGCGTCCAGCCCGGTGGCGGGAACACCAGCCATTGCGAGGAGCCGAACGACAGCAGCACGATGAACACGATCGGCAACAGCAGGAACAGACCGATCAGCCCGGTGGTTGCATACAAGCCGAAGCGCATGCGCCGGCTCATGGCATTGGGAGTCAGGAGCATGTCGGCTTACCTCGCGTTACTGGCCCCAACCGGGGATTCCGGCTGAAGCTTCAGGTAGAAGTAGAACAGCACCAGGGTGATTGCGATCAGCAAC
Protein-coding sequences here:
- a CDS encoding ABC transporter permease; the encoded protein is MLLTPNAMSRRMRFGLYATTGLIGLFLLLPIVFIVLLSFGSSQWLVFPPPGWTLKWYGQFFSNPDWMNAAAASLKVAVLTTICAVALGLPTAFALVRGRFPGREMLYGLFTLPMIVPLVIIAVAVYALFLKLGYTGTMFAFVVSHVIVALPFTIISIINSLKLFDQSIEDAAVICGASRLQAVFKVTFPAIRPGMVAGALFAFLVSWDEVVLSVMMASPTLQTLPVKMWTTLRQDLTPVIAVASTLLIGLSVLVMVIAAALRRRNEISA